The following proteins come from a genomic window of Leptolyngbyaceae cyanobacterium:
- a CDS encoding DNA translocase FtsK, whose translation MKEPTQLWQLFNPQNDREEWHRCGLQLVGVATCLGASLFFPISQIGWNGNNIAKIACFGTGSILGVSAICTSLSLWKKTPYRNANEKARATVYCNALGVVVTGQEIIDRQYYVPVVGETITQENIRELPSREEQESNQNNIAEAIISSLAEFDAPVSFVGEIVSPTFIRYKVKPQPKIKFNKIQDLAEDLKIAVELPDTPIIMSQSGHISIDVPRQDRQFVLFSQYKKADKSKLTIPVGVNLEGQLVEIDLQEPETCHGLVVGMTGSGKTEWFYSVIAFVICNYLPVQVKLALIDPKRSKFSKFEGIPWLLRPILKDKDETISFMQSLVDEMEKRYRQFEQVGVGNINQYLEAGYSIPIILVLFDEYADFVAESKSKKALEESIERLGQKAREAGIHLFLGTQHPLERVVSSIIKANLPVKIGLRVDSIVASLVALDPPPIAHLLLGKGDLICKTNKRERLQGLLVDDWNAVFKNVENVEHSKDSVVQVKSEHHTEHREHPEQLLKSSEHPQNKGGTSRTFQNVPNIQWAENILDQYEKGELPQNVPLFKGRKRAENMLLFRAMKRREWGKIKTIRVAWKLERGGGPQYKEAEATYDKMWAEAEMLDEREVFLQGLKYLKWQEKGKLPEVQCVYFVFDESYELYYVGCTTNLKLRFNSLKYPEHHRESQIEQLLVEGKLPGIGWEVCNEIERWEKEFIDRFKPLWNNSPVP comes from the coding sequence ATGAAAGAACCCACACAACTTTGGCAATTATTCAACCCACAAAATGATAGAGAAGAGTGGCACCGTTGTGGTTTGCAATTAGTTGGTGTTGCTACTTGTTTGGGGGCATCACTTTTCTTTCCAATTTCTCAAATCGGTTGGAATGGTAATAATATTGCAAAAATAGCTTGTTTTGGTACGGGTAGTATTTTAGGCGTCTCTGCTATTTGCACTTCATTGAGTTTGTGGAAGAAAACGCCATATCGCAATGCTAATGAAAAAGCACGGGCGACAGTCTATTGCAATGCTTTGGGGGTAGTAGTAACTGGACAAGAAATCATCGACAGGCAATACTACGTACCTGTTGTAGGTGAAACGATAACCCAGGAAAATATAAGAGAACTTCCTTCAAGAGAAGAACAAGAATCTAATCAGAATAATATCGCTGAGGCGATTATTAGTTCATTAGCCGAATTTGATGCGCCTGTCTCTTTTGTAGGTGAAATTGTCAGTCCAACTTTTATTCGTTATAAAGTCAAACCTCAACCGAAGATAAAGTTTAATAAAATTCAAGATTTAGCCGAAGATTTAAAAATAGCAGTAGAACTACCAGATACTCCGATTATCATGTCACAGTCGGGTCATATTTCAATTGATGTACCCAGACAAGATAGACAATTCGTACTGTTTTCTCAATATAAAAAAGCAGATAAAAGTAAACTGACAATTCCGGTAGGCGTTAATTTAGAAGGACAATTGGTAGAGATAGATTTACAAGAACCAGAAACTTGTCATGGACTGGTAGTGGGGATGACAGGTAGCGGTAAAACGGAATGGTTTTACTCGGTTATCGCTTTTGTAATATGCAATTATTTACCAGTGCAAGTTAAGTTAGCTTTGATAGACCCAAAACGCAGTAAATTTAGTAAGTTTGAAGGAATTCCTTGGTTACTTAGACCGATACTAAAAGATAAGGATGAAACTATTTCGTTCATGCAGTCGTTAGTGGATGAGATGGAGAAGCGATATAGACAATTCGAGCAAGTTGGTGTAGGGAATATCAATCAGTATTTAGAAGCTGGATATTCAATACCAATTATTTTGGTGTTGTTTGATGAATATGCAGATTTTGTAGCTGAAAGTAAATCGAAGAAAGCATTGGAAGAAAGTATTGAAAGATTGGGACAGAAAGCTAGAGAAGCGGGTATCCATTTATTTTTGGGAACGCAGCATCCATTAGAACGGGTGGTGTCTTCGATTATCAAGGCTAATTTACCAGTGAAAATTGGCTTAAGGGTGGATTCGATTGTTGCTTCTCTGGTTGCTTTAGACCCGCCGCCAATCGCTCACTTATTGCTGGGTAAGGGAGATTTAATTTGTAAGACTAATAAGCGGGAAAGATTGCAAGGGCTTTTGGTTGATGATTGGAATGCCGTGTTTAAGAATGTGGAGAATGTTGAGCATTCTAAAGATAGCGTAGTTCAGGTTAAGTCGGAACATCATACAGAACATCGAGAACATCCAGAACAATTGCTGAAAAGCTCGGAACACCCGCAGAACAAGGGTGGAACGTCTAGAACATTTCAGAACGTTCCGAACATTCAATGGGCTGAGAACATACTTGACCAGTATGAAAAGGGAGAATTACCTCAGAACGTTCCCTTGTTTAAGGGGAGAAAAAGAGCAGAGAATATGCTGCTATTTAGGGCTATGAAAAGGCGCGAGTGGGGCAAAATAAAAACGATTCGAGTGGCTTGGAAGTTGGAACGGGGTGGAGGGCCACAGTATAAGGAGGCGGAAGCTACTTATGATAAAATGTGGGCAGAAGCGGAAATGTTGGATGAGAGGGAAGTGTTTCTGCAAGGTCTTAAGTATTTGAAATGGCAGGAGAAGGGAAAGTTGCCAGAGGTGCAATGCGTTTATTTCGTGTTTGATGAGAGTTATGAGTTGTATTATGTTGGTTGTACTACTAATCTGAAACTTCGGTTTAATTCTTTGAAGTATCCAGAACATCATCGAGAAAGTCAAATTGAGCAGTTGTTAGTGGAGGGAAAATTACCTGGGATTGGTTGGGAGGTTTGTAATGAGATTGAGCGGTGGGAGAAAGAGTTTATTGATAGGTTTAAGCCTTTATGGAATAATAGCCCTGTTCCTTAA
- the dcm gene encoding DNA (cytosine-5-)-methyltransferase, whose amino-acid sequence MPHPDDFSIPIHPRPQAISLYAGVGGLDLGMEAAGLKIALAIEKDPQTAAQYGVNFPNTPVLCSDITQLTAAEITSHIGNKNPIDLIIGGPSCQGFSRIGKRNPQDTRNSGIHHFVRLIKELHPRAFLMENVAGMRDERHAELVNHCWQQLLSHGYQIQEWRLNAADYRVPQSRERLFWVGCLDTSISVPQPAKDKITVWDALFDLKPLEALLDLNQDIVETNWQPGEYSQYLNNIFTPPTNWHPQQLTGCTLTDHSPEVITRFITTPYGEIEPISRLYRLDYQTQSHTLRAGTDSERGRHTAPRPIHPEYPRVITVREAARLSSFPDWFQFSPTKWRGHRQIGNAVPPLLALAVGRQILNALANSINNFQAIPAKTTNHLNQNSDFSTFSENSTNIRSNIMSSTTISPLKNYQFPPETSSQTIALAKEVVELGSSHTATLSKLKEQSLELGYKLLELETALGESELKELLKHCFPKEIVRYYRNILAQAKLIEKCPQLYDKILNMPICHAAALLAGTEAQIEQILNEDAKWTISLIKQRVKAENTCPPSIPEIAIGKPVKILASDSEHSGNIALVQNIQDEEIISVQLLSGELQEFFPNEVKPIDPDTYQELNTILSTSLNLHDQFKTAANQGDESLTNEIENKLTKLDKCRRQLSTRLGLSDKAVNNLSNAIANNHTELSQTIVSETECDRAYQVWNIAENEREPIIAKAQLLAKLRTHEVDAQPTTGEMAIAIASYLHKSNTKHNGGGIPITTREYSELTELIQQQNATIRQLKAELDLLRKEKSSPAAATVKADDNKTEELNQLRQDIQTLRQTYESLQQMHAAANAQLAESQQLAREKTALLDEFKTTKSNSNSDSSTTNITRTNNIEIGARIIVINHDMWTGYAGEIVGKWEREPDSWWVLLDHLVAQGLTHKTLVKTSNIILEIPEHEPLRKELSNFEQTIIKQRQELQEYQQTVADKEQQQEKEIETIASEFGTLAQLLGWFGWSTRGDYRSTDGQKYTGLEAFKAFINDMGNASVPDAMEEDIEF is encoded by the coding sequence ATGCCACACCCAGACGATTTCAGCATCCCCATTCATCCTCGACCACAGGCAATCAGCCTATATGCCGGAGTGGGAGGATTGGACTTAGGAATGGAAGCGGCTGGGTTAAAAATAGCCCTAGCAATCGAAAAAGACCCCCAAACAGCAGCGCAGTACGGGGTAAACTTCCCCAACACCCCGGTGTTGTGTAGCGACATCACCCAACTAACAGCAGCCGAAATCACGTCCCACATCGGCAACAAAAACCCCATCGACCTCATCATCGGTGGCCCATCATGTCAGGGATTCTCCCGCATCGGCAAAAGAAACCCCCAAGACACCCGCAACAGCGGCATCCACCACTTCGTTCGACTAATCAAAGAACTGCATCCCCGCGCTTTCCTGATGGAAAACGTCGCCGGAATGAGAGATGAACGCCATGCAGAACTCGTCAACCACTGCTGGCAACAATTACTCAGTCACGGCTACCAAATCCAAGAATGGCGACTCAACGCCGCCGACTATCGCGTACCCCAATCCAGAGAACGCTTATTCTGGGTCGGTTGCCTAGACACATCAATCAGCGTCCCACAGCCAGCCAAAGACAAAATCACAGTTTGGGATGCCCTATTCGACTTAAAGCCATTAGAAGCCCTGCTAGACCTCAATCAAGACATCGTAGAAACCAACTGGCAGCCGGGGGAATACTCTCAATACCTCAATAACATCTTTACCCCTCCAACCAACTGGCATCCTCAACAACTAACAGGCTGCACCCTCACCGACCACTCACCAGAAGTCATCACCAGATTTATCACCACACCCTACGGAGAAATCGAGCCAATTAGCCGTTTGTACCGTTTAGATTACCAAACGCAATCCCACACCTTAAGAGCCGGAACGGATAGCGAACGAGGAAGACATACTGCACCCCGTCCCATTCACCCAGAATATCCCAGAGTAATCACCGTCCGAGAAGCCGCCAGACTATCCTCATTCCCCGACTGGTTTCAATTCTCTCCTACCAAATGGCGAGGACACCGACAAATCGGTAACGCCGTACCGCCACTGCTAGCGCTAGCAGTCGGACGGCAAATACTAAACGCACTCGCAAATTCTATTAACAATTTCCAGGCTATACCAGCCAAAACAACCAACCACCTCAATCAAAACAGCGATTTTTCAACCTTTTCAGAAAACTCAACTAATATCAGGAGCAATATCATGTCATCTACTACAATTTCACCATTAAAAAACTATCAATTTCCACCCGAAACTAGCAGTCAAACCATCGCCTTAGCTAAAGAAGTCGTCGAATTGGGTTCCTCCCACACAGCCACCCTCAGTAAACTAAAAGAACAAAGCTTAGAACTAGGCTACAAACTACTAGAACTAGAAACAGCATTAGGAGAAAGCGAACTAAAAGAACTACTAAAACACTGCTTTCCCAAAGAAATAGTCCGTTACTACCGCAACATCCTAGCCCAAGCCAAACTAATCGAAAAATGTCCCCAACTCTACGATAAAATCCTCAATATGCCCATCTGCCATGCCGCCGCACTATTGGCAGGAACGGAAGCACAAATCGAGCAAATCTTAAACGAAGACGCCAAATGGACGATTTCCCTCATCAAACAAAGAGTAAAAGCTGAAAACACTTGCCCCCCTTCCATCCCAGAAATCGCTATCGGCAAACCAGTCAAAATATTAGCCTCAGACTCAGAACACTCCGGTAACATCGCCTTGGTTCAAAATATCCAGGATGAAGAAATCATCTCAGTTCAACTACTATCGGGAGAACTCCAAGAATTTTTCCCCAACGAAGTCAAACCAATCGACCCCGACACCTATCAGGAACTAAATACAATTCTCTCCACATCACTCAACTTACACGACCAATTCAAAACCGCCGCTAACCAAGGAGATGAGTCACTAACCAACGAAATCGAAAACAAACTAACCAAACTAGACAAATGTCGCCGTCAACTATCCACCCGCTTAGGCTTATCCGATAAAGCCGTCAACAACCTATCCAACGCCATTGCCAACAACCACACCGAACTAAGCCAAACCATTGTATCAGAAACAGAATGCGATCGCGCTTATCAAGTCTGGAACATCGCAGAAAACGAACGAGAACCGATAATCGCCAAAGCCCAACTGCTAGCCAAACTAAGAACCCACGAAGTAGACGCCCAACCAACCACTGGAGAAATGGCAATAGCCATTGCCAGTTACTTACACAAATCTAACACCAAACACAACGGCGGTGGCATCCCCATCACCACTCGCGAATACAGCGAACTAACCGAACTAATCCAACAACAAAATGCCACGATTCGACAACTCAAAGCCGAATTAGACCTACTGCGAAAAGAAAAGTCATCACCCGCTGCTGCTACCGTTAAAGCTGATGATAATAAAACCGAAGAATTGAATCAATTGCGACAAGACATTCAAACTTTACGACAAACTTACGAGTCACTCCAACAAATGCACGCGGCAGCTAACGCGCAATTAGCAGAATCCCAACAATTGGCACGAGAAAAAACTGCCCTTCTAGATGAATTTAAAACCACCAAATCAAATAGTAATAGCGACTCTTCCACTACCAACATTACCCGCACGAACAACATTGAAATAGGCGCGAGAATCATAGTTATCAACCACGATATGTGGACGGGATATGCAGGTGAAATCGTAGGAAAATGGGAACGAGAGCCAGATTCATGGTGGGTGTTATTAGACCACTTAGTAGCGCAAGGGCTAACCCATAAAACACTCGTTAAAACCTCAAATATCATCCTCGAAATACCAGAACACGAACCATTGAGAAAGGAACTATCAAATTTCGAGCAAACCATTATCAAACAGCGACAAGAACTGCAAGAATATCAACAAACTGTAGCCGATAAAGAACAACAGCAAGAAAAAGAAATAGAAACAATCGCATCAGAGTTCGGAACCTTAGCACAATTACTAGGCTGGTTTGGTTGGTCAACACGCGGTGACTATCGCAGCACTGATGGGCAAAAATATACCGGGTTAGAAGCATTCAAAGCATTCATTAATGATATGGGGAATGCTAGCGTACCCGACGCGATGGAAGAGGATATCGAATTTTAA
- a CDS encoding SDR family oxidoreductase, translating into MDLNLKDRVALITGGSKGIGQAIALQLAKEGCNIGICARGASQLDETIEKLTLYGIKAHGVIADVTVPSQVEAFVKECATVLGGIDYLVGNAGGVLGGSLLESTPLDWQQTFELNFFHCVNAIRASVPFMQQRGSGSIVLISSISAKKASPRAQYGCAKAAQIYLAESLARELAEYKIRVNSLSPGSTYFPGGGWDKFKQVNPDWFADFEQRDFPSKRLATPEEIAEVVAFILSDRANWINGTDIPVDGAQLRPSARGY; encoded by the coding sequence ATGGATTTAAACCTAAAAGACAGAGTTGCCCTAATCACTGGTGGTAGCAAAGGAATCGGGCAAGCGATCGCACTTCAACTTGCCAAAGAGGGGTGCAATATCGGTATCTGTGCTAGAGGAGCTAGCCAGCTTGACGAAACAATAGAAAAACTCACGCTTTACGGGATTAAAGCCCACGGTGTTATTGCTGACGTAACCGTTCCCAGCCAAGTGGAAGCTTTCGTGAAAGAGTGTGCCACTGTGTTGGGTGGGATTGACTACTTAGTAGGGAATGCAGGGGGAGTATTAGGTGGCTCTCTATTAGAATCGACGCCCTTGGACTGGCAACAAACATTTGAGTTGAACTTCTTCCATTGTGTTAATGCAATCCGAGCATCGGTTCCATTCATGCAGCAACGCGGTAGTGGGAGTATCGTACTAATTAGTTCCATCTCTGCAAAAAAGGCATCTCCAAGAGCGCAATACGGTTGTGCCAAGGCTGCACAAATATATTTGGCAGAGTCCTTAGCTCGGGAACTGGCTGAATACAAGATTAGAGTAAACAGTTTATCTCCAGGTTCGACCTACTTTCCAGGTGGAGGGTGGGACAAATTTAAGCAAGTTAATCCAGACTGGTTCGCCGATTTTGAACAGCGAGACTTTCCCTCGAAAAGACTAGCTACTCCAGAAGAAATTGCAGAAGTAGTTGCATTTATTCTGAGCGATCGGGCCAATTGGATTAACGGCACTGATATACCAGTCGATGGCGCTCAACTTAGACCCTCTGCAAGGGGGTATTAG